A window of the Streptomyces sp. NBC_00454 genome harbors these coding sequences:
- a CDS encoding TetR/AcrR family transcriptional regulator, producing MTQDPPDPEAEAESGLRERKKERTRTLLREGAAALFAEHGFAGTTVADIAACANVSERTFFRYFESKEALLLPDSIELFAYVEAELARRPPQEAPLDAVCNALISAVAPFAASSLTALTHSIEGAERAVAAQLVHIFTDFDDRLSLLVEARLPAGTPDADLRAAVISGAALSAVRAVLRTQRRRRANGTVTDSPPSHLLLEAFGMLKQIGSAPQ from the coding sequence ATGACCCAAGATCCGCCCGACCCCGAAGCGGAAGCCGAGTCCGGACTGCGCGAGCGCAAGAAGGAGCGGACCCGCACGCTGCTGCGCGAGGGCGCGGCCGCGCTCTTCGCCGAGCACGGCTTCGCGGGCACCACGGTCGCGGACATCGCCGCCTGCGCGAACGTCTCGGAGCGGACCTTCTTCCGCTACTTCGAGAGCAAAGAGGCCCTGCTCCTGCCCGACAGCATCGAGCTCTTCGCGTACGTCGAGGCCGAGCTGGCCCGGCGCCCCCCGCAGGAGGCCCCGCTCGACGCCGTCTGCAACGCCCTGATCTCGGCGGTCGCCCCCTTCGCGGCGTCCAGCCTCACCGCATTGACCCACTCCATCGAGGGTGCCGAACGCGCCGTGGCCGCCCAGCTCGTGCACATCTTCACGGACTTCGACGACCGGCTCTCCCTCCTCGTCGAAGCCCGGCTCCCCGCCGGGACGCCCGACGCCGACCTCCGCGCCGCGGTGATCTCCGGCGCCGCGCTGTCCGCCGTACGCGCCGTCCTGCGCACCCAGCGCCGGCGCCGCGCGAACGGCACCGTCACCGATTCCCCGCCGTCCCACCTCCTGCTCGAGGCCTTCGGGATGCTGAAGCAGATCGGATCCGCCCCGCAGTGA
- a CDS encoding ribonuclease H: MSDRIIAACDGAAKGNPGPAAWAWVIADTHGHPERWEAGPLGRATNNVGELTALQRLLEAVAPGTAVQVRMDSQYAMKAVTQWLPAWKRNGWKTAAGKPVANRELVESIDALLTDRDVEFRYVPAHREDGDHLNAIADQAASEAAVSQEPAGTALGHTAMPIPAPARSTPARATKARTAGTGTGTGTATARKATGTRSGGVTIKAKFPGTCPCGKQYAAGEKISKLGSRWGHPDCGGAAAE, translated from the coding sequence ATGTCTGATCGCATCATCGCCGCCTGTGACGGGGCGGCCAAGGGAAATCCCGGGCCGGCCGCATGGGCCTGGGTCATCGCCGACACGCACGGCCACCCCGAGCGCTGGGAGGCCGGGCCGCTGGGCCGGGCCACCAACAACGTGGGTGAACTCACCGCCCTGCAGCGGCTGCTGGAGGCGGTGGCACCGGGGACGGCCGTCCAGGTACGGATGGACTCGCAGTACGCGATGAAGGCCGTGACCCAGTGGCTCCCGGCCTGGAAGCGCAACGGCTGGAAGACCGCCGCGGGCAAGCCGGTGGCCAACCGGGAGCTCGTCGAGAGCATCGACGCGCTGCTGACCGACCGGGACGTGGAGTTCCGCTACGTTCCCGCGCACCGCGAGGACGGCGACCACCTCAACGCGATCGCCGACCAGGCGGCCAGCGAGGCCGCGGTGAGCCAGGAGCCCGCCGGTACCGCGCTGGGTCATACCGCGATGCCGATCCCGGCGCCCGCCCGCAGCACACCGGCCCGCGCCACGAAGGCCCGTACCGCAGGTACCGGCACGGGCACCGGCACCGCGACCGCCAGGAAGGCGACCGGCACACGGAGCGGCGGCGTCACCATCAAGGCGAAGTTTCCGGGCACCTGCCCGTGCGGCAAGCAGTACGCCGCCGGAGAGAAGATCTCCAAGCTCGGATCCCGCTGGGGACACCCGGACTGCGGCGGCGCGGCCGCCGAGTAG
- a CDS encoding DNA repair ATPase produces the protein MTSTSPLDPGTYEVLRDRLAVQGGELARRAEALNARRIEEFGSTGLALESTGRLRTELPCTPRDIVAVGDTLLFGYHASVAVKGETAVSALSEVFALHDRELNRLPDDSVPGLLDDPDFLREFAALHRYYHQARLLRLRRLDGRLLAVFRTGDTTEDIRVLRWALYPEGGARFLDARGERDHAYPPSHDHDFEWTATTRADHVLGRHPHVSIGAEVYVSTVGGALTVKTEDDTETAEGIHSEPVDEPLQSLADADIAYARVGPLILLRVRPYKEETDRHLVFDTLTREIVRLDAIGQAARRLPEDQGVVFPGGYHLAAGAAGATAGTGATKTFDIDAALLAPLRFERTVRSPNGEDLLYVFQPRGGGRGLLLAYNVIRKEVATPLTGRGHALFEDGTLLVLRADGQEPSRVHTVQRWSSPFLSETYAASRPAGSGAAARVGNADLVRGISDCLSIAGAAAGTTPTTGVYESLVAACVRAGDQHHWLDDPELGDLRSPLEEVRATAEQVLAEFETVLTLTRQAADALGEAAARTASLVRRARGEAPRTTGDWVERLTELRRAHGHVLTLKERRYADPEAVDALAAGIGGAVDAFARRAVAFLAREDAFAAHHTDIGQLTAAAGAITTTAEAAGLTARLDAQSGSLDTVTEVIAGLEIGDTTVRTSILERIAEVLGGINRARAVLDARRRELVNTEGRAEFAAESALLGQAVTGALAAAGTPEACDEQLSRLLLRLEDLESRFAESEEFLARLADRRSEVHEVLSARKQTLQDARARRAERLADSAARVLDTIARRVAQLADGDAVSTFFASDPMVSKIRRIAAELRELGERTRAEELDGRIAAARQEAARSLRDRTELYADGGRTLRLGRHRFAVNTQPFDLTLVPQGDGLAFALTGTDYRSPVTEPEFVATRPYWERSLPSESAGVYRSEYLAVRLLTERGPGALSGADLPALVRAAAEAAYDEGYERGVHDHDALLILNAALGLHADAGLLRHPSGVRARAQLFWVHRASAQDRTRWTSRAVLLARARDTFEGPVPAIAELRSELAAAIGGFGAEGAAAYLLEELSRDPAAGSGGFVTSAGVRTLLDKFRRSVGTSAYDEGLAALGELADRRQAVEAWLGAYARAAGEQIAPGDLAEAVAVELCPDLPRYDVDAPLTATVDGLLGRHPRIAGRSLTVRIDDLLSRAGELAAGAEEFRDYQRRRAALVAGERVRLRLEDYRAKVLSSFVRGRLVDEVCLPLIGENLAKQLGTTGEGRRTDSNGLLLLVSPPGYGKTTLMEYVADRLGLVLVKVDGPALGSGVTSLDPARAPDATARREVEKINFALEAGSNTLLYLDDIQHVSAELLQKFIPLCDATRRMEGVREGEPRTYDLRGKRFAVCMAGNPYTESGERFRIPDMLANRADVWNLGDVLTGKEAAFAASFVENALTSHPVLAPLAGRDRADLELLVRLAAGDPAAGDPAAAADRLAHGYAPAELDRILAVLRHLLAARDVVVTVNAAYMASAAQEDATRTEPPFRLQGSYRNMNGIAARIDPVMNPAELSAVIDDHYRAQAQMLTAGAEANLLKLAELRGTLTREQAARWSALKAAYAAGPRGPGGS, from the coding sequence ATGACCAGCACGTCCCCCCTGGACCCGGGCACCTACGAGGTGCTGCGCGACCGGCTCGCCGTTCAGGGCGGAGAGCTGGCGCGGCGCGCAGAGGCCCTCAACGCCCGCCGGATCGAGGAGTTCGGATCCACCGGCCTCGCCCTCGAATCCACCGGCCGCCTGCGCACCGAACTCCCTTGTACGCCCCGGGACATCGTGGCCGTCGGCGACACCCTCCTCTTCGGCTACCACGCCTCCGTCGCCGTCAAGGGGGAGACCGCGGTGTCGGCGCTGTCGGAGGTCTTCGCCCTCCACGACCGGGAACTGAACCGGCTCCCCGACGACTCCGTCCCCGGACTCCTCGACGACCCCGATTTCCTACGGGAGTTCGCCGCCCTCCACCGCTACTACCACCAGGCCCGCCTGCTGCGGCTGCGCCGCCTGGACGGCAGACTGCTCGCGGTCTTCCGCACCGGCGACACCACCGAGGACATCCGCGTCCTGCGCTGGGCCCTGTACCCCGAAGGCGGCGCCCGGTTCCTCGACGCCCGCGGCGAGCGCGACCACGCCTACCCGCCCTCCCACGACCACGACTTCGAGTGGACCGCCACCACCCGGGCCGACCACGTCCTGGGCCGCCACCCGCACGTCTCCATCGGCGCGGAGGTTTACGTCTCCACCGTCGGCGGCGCCCTGACCGTCAAGACCGAGGACGACACCGAGACCGCGGAGGGGATCCACAGCGAACCGGTCGACGAACCGCTCCAGTCCCTCGCCGACGCGGACATCGCATACGCCAGGGTCGGGCCGCTGATCCTGCTGCGCGTGCGCCCGTACAAGGAGGAGACCGACCGCCACCTCGTCTTCGACACCCTCACCCGCGAGATCGTCCGCCTCGACGCCATCGGGCAGGCCGCCCGCCGGCTCCCCGAGGACCAGGGGGTCGTCTTCCCCGGCGGATACCACCTGGCGGCCGGCGCCGCCGGCGCCACGGCAGGCACCGGCGCCACCAAGACCTTCGACATCGACGCCGCCCTCCTCGCCCCCCTCCGGTTCGAGCGGACCGTACGCTCCCCCAACGGCGAGGACCTGCTGTACGTGTTCCAGCCCCGCGGCGGCGGCCGCGGCCTGCTCCTTGCGTACAACGTGATCCGCAAGGAGGTCGCCACCCCGCTCACCGGCCGCGGCCACGCCCTCTTCGAGGACGGCACGCTGCTCGTCCTGCGCGCCGACGGGCAGGAGCCCTCCCGCGTCCACACCGTGCAGCGCTGGAGCTCCCCGTTCCTCTCCGAGACCTACGCGGCTTCGCGCCCCGCCGGCTCCGGAGCCGCGGCCCGCGTCGGCAACGCCGACCTCGTACGCGGCATCTCCGACTGCCTCTCCATCGCGGGAGCCGCCGCCGGGACCACGCCGACCACCGGCGTGTACGAGAGCCTCGTCGCCGCCTGCGTCCGGGCCGGCGACCAACACCACTGGCTGGACGACCCCGAACTCGGCGATCTGCGGTCCCCGCTCGAGGAGGTCCGGGCCACCGCCGAGCAGGTCCTCGCCGAGTTCGAGACCGTGCTGACCCTGACCCGCCAGGCCGCCGACGCCCTCGGCGAAGCGGCGGCGCGCACCGCCTCGCTGGTCCGCAGGGCCCGCGGCGAGGCCCCCCGCACCACCGGCGACTGGGTGGAGCGGCTCACCGAACTGCGCCGCGCGCACGGGCACGTGCTCACCCTGAAGGAACGGCGGTACGCCGACCCCGAGGCCGTGGACGCGCTGGCCGCCGGCATCGGAGGCGCTGTCGACGCCTTCGCCCGGCGCGCCGTGGCCTTCCTCGCACGGGAGGACGCCTTCGCCGCGCACCACACGGACATCGGCCAACTCACCGCGGCCGCCGGGGCGATCACCACCACCGCCGAGGCGGCCGGACTCACCGCCCGGCTCGATGCGCAGAGCGGGAGCCTGGACACCGTCACGGAGGTCATCGCCGGGCTGGAGATCGGCGACACCACCGTCCGCACCTCCATCCTGGAGCGCATCGCCGAGGTGCTCGGCGGGATCAACCGGGCGCGGGCCGTCCTCGACGCCCGGCGCCGCGAACTGGTGAACACGGAGGGGCGGGCCGAGTTCGCCGCGGAATCCGCCCTGTTGGGGCAGGCCGTGACGGGCGCGCTCGCCGCCGCCGGGACCCCCGAGGCCTGCGACGAGCAACTGTCCCGGCTGCTGCTGCGCCTGGAGGACCTCGAATCGCGGTTCGCGGAGAGCGAGGAGTTCCTCGCCCGGCTGGCCGACCGGCGCTCCGAGGTCCACGAGGTCCTCTCGGCCCGCAAACAGACCCTCCAGGACGCCCGCGCCCGCCGCGCCGAACGGCTCGCCGACTCGGCAGCCCGGGTCCTGGACACGATCGCCCGCCGGGTGGCCCAGCTCGCGGACGGCGACGCCGTCAGCACGTTCTTCGCCTCCGACCCCATGGTCTCCAAGATCCGCCGCATCGCCGCCGAACTGCGTGAACTCGGCGAGCGGACCCGGGCCGAGGAGCTCGACGGCCGCATCGCGGCAGCCCGCCAGGAGGCCGCCCGGTCCCTGCGCGACCGCACCGAGCTCTACGCGGACGGCGGCCGGACCCTGCGCCTGGGCCGCCACCGGTTCGCCGTCAACACCCAGCCCTTCGACCTGACCCTGGTCCCGCAGGGCGACGGCCTGGCCTTCGCGCTCACCGGGACCGACTACCGCTCGCCGGTCACCGAACCGGAGTTCGTGGCCACCCGCCCGTACTGGGAGCGCTCGCTGCCCTCCGAGAGCGCCGGGGTCTACCGCTCCGAGTACCTGGCGGTGCGGCTGCTGACCGAGCGGGGACCGGGCGCGCTGTCGGGGGCCGACCTGCCCGCGCTGGTGCGGGCGGCCGCCGAAGCCGCGTACGACGAGGGATACGAGCGCGGGGTCCACGACCACGACGCCCTGCTGATCCTGAACGCGGCGCTCGGCCTGCACGCCGACGCCGGGCTGCTGCGCCACCCGTCCGGGGTCCGGGCGCGAGCACAGCTCTTCTGGGTGCACCGGGCGAGCGCGCAGGACCGTACCCGGTGGACCAGCCGGGCGGTCCTGCTCGCGCGGGCCCGGGACACCTTCGAGGGGCCGGTTCCGGCGATCGCCGAGCTGCGGTCCGAACTCGCGGCGGCCATCGGCGGGTTTGGTGCCGAGGGTGCGGCGGCATACCTCTTAGAAGAGCTGTCCCGCGATCCGGCCGCCGGGAGCGGGGGCTTCGTCACGAGCGCGGGGGTCCGTACCCTGCTGGACAAGTTCCGCCGCTCGGTGGGCACTTCGGCGTACGACGAGGGTCTGGCGGCGCTCGGTGAACTCGCCGACCGGCGCCAGGCGGTGGAGGCCTGGCTCGGCGCGTACGCGCGGGCCGCCGGGGAGCAGATCGCCCCGGGGGACCTGGCCGAGGCGGTCGCCGTCGAACTCTGCCCCGACCTGCCCCGCTACGACGTGGACGCGCCGCTGACCGCGACGGTCGACGGCCTCCTGGGGCGCCACCCCCGGATCGCCGGCCGCTCGCTCACCGTGCGCATCGACGACCTGCTCTCCCGTGCCGGTGAACTCGCCGCCGGAGCAGAGGAGTTCCGCGACTACCAGCGCCGCCGCGCGGCCCTGGTCGCCGGCGAGCGGGTCCGGCTGCGGCTGGAGGACTACCGGGCCAAGGTGCTCTCCTCCTTCGTCCGCGGCCGCCTCGTCGACGAGGTCTGCCTCCCGCTGATCGGCGAGAACCTGGCCAAACAGCTGGGCACCACGGGGGAGGGGCGGCGGACCGACAGCAACGGCCTGCTGCTGCTCGTCTCCCCGCCGGGGTACGGCAAGACCACGCTGATGGAGTACGTGGCCGATCGGCTCGGACTGGTCCTGGTGAAGGTGGACGGCCCGGCCCTCGGATCCGGGGTGACCTCGCTCGATCCGGCGCGGGCGCCGGACGCGACGGCGCGCCGGGAGGTCGAGAAGATCAACTTCGCTCTGGAGGCCGGCAGCAACACCCTCCTCTACCTCGACGACATCCAGCACGTCTCGGCGGAGCTGCTGCAGAAGTTCATTCCGCTCTGCGACGCCACGCGGCGGATGGAGGGGGTCCGGGAGGGCGAGCCGCGCACCTACGACCTGCGGGGCAAGCGGTTCGCGGTGTGCATGGCGGGCAATCCGTACACCGAGTCGGGGGAGCGGTTCCGGATCCCGGACATGCTGGCCAACCGGGCCGACGTGTGGAACCTCGGCGATGTCCTGACCGGCAAGGAAGCCGCCTTCGCGGCCAGCTTCGTGGAGAACGCCCTCACCTCCCACCCGGTGCTCGCCCCGCTCGCCGGACGCGACCGCGCCGACCTCGAACTGCTGGTCCGGCTGGCGGCCGGGGATCCGGCGGCAGGGGATCCGGCGGCCGCCGCGGACCGCCTGGCCCACGGGTACGCCCCGGCCGAACTGGACCGGATCCTGGCCGTGTTGCGGCACCTTCTGGCCGCCCGGGACGTGGTCGTCACCGTCAATGCCGCCTACATGGCCTCGGCGGCTCAGGAGGACGCCACCCGTACGGAACCGCCGTTCCGGCTGCAGGGCTCGTACCGCAACATGAACGGGATCGCGGCGCGGATCGACCCCGTGATGAACCCCGCCGAGCTCTCCGCCGTCATCGACGACCACTACCGGGCCCAGGCCCAGATGCTGACCGCGGGCGCCGAGGCGAACCTCCTCAAACTCGCCGAACTGCGCGGCACGTTGACGCGGGAGCAGGCGGCGCGCTGGAGCGCGCTCAAGGCCGCGTACGCAGCGGGTCCGCGGGGGCCGGGCGGGTCCTGA
- a CDS encoding MMPL family transporter: MHSPSRLGRLGAFSARHPVWVIAAWLLLLAGAALGRHLADPTYSDQIALPSTQSRTGADLLARSAPGVGDPSGRVVFHVGSGSLAGHRQAVDESRADLAEMDHVTAASPVVTSADGRTAYTTVSFDRQVKTLGHGYRDTLDAATAPARASGVEVAYGGDLNQVVRPPANDKASEAVGVVAALLILVLTFGSIAAALLPLATALISVGVGIGVVGIVAGTVTFATAAPTLATMIGLGVGIDYALFLTTRFRQDLIDGHDPVDAAGRTAASSGRAVVVAAVTVVVAMLSLYACGLSFIGRMGLAATLVVAITGAAALTLVPAALGLVGRRIDRFTVRRPVAETSGSQDGWHRYAALVARHPWKFLTAGTLLLGLFAVPLLSMRLGHVDDGADKAGSSTRQAYDWIAEGTGPGFGPGANGPLVLVADLHHATAAADRIGAELTAALRDTAGVARFTPLTPSPDGKLLISTLTPATGPQTADTGSLFTRLTDTTLPTALRGTGAEGYLTGSTAGQLDFRDTVKDRLPLIIGIVLAAALLLLTVVFRSVVIPLKAVALNLFTTAASYGILVAVFQWGWGSGLIGLSEPVPIESFVPMMMFANVFGLSMDYEIFLLSAIAGTWHRTRDNTLAVGTGLAATGRVISSAALIMTAVFLSFAASPTVVVKMLALGLAVSVILDATVVRLVLVPAAMFLMGRANWWLPPFLDRLLPHPGEAAGHGEGPGRARG; this comes from the coding sequence GTGCACTCCCCTTCCCGCCTGGGCCGCCTCGGCGCCTTCAGCGCGCGCCATCCCGTCTGGGTGATCGCGGCCTGGCTCCTGCTGCTGGCCGGCGCGGCACTCGGCCGCCACCTGGCCGACCCCACCTACAGCGACCAGATCGCCCTGCCCAGCACGCAGTCCCGTACCGGAGCCGACCTGCTGGCCCGCTCCGCCCCCGGGGTCGGCGACCCCAGCGGGCGCGTCGTCTTCCACGTCGGGTCCGGCTCCCTGGCCGGACACCGGCAGGCCGTCGACGAGAGCCGCGCCGACCTGGCGGAGATGGACCACGTCACCGCCGCGTCCCCGGTCGTCACCAGCGCCGACGGCCGCACCGCCTACACCACCGTGTCCTTCGACCGGCAGGTCAAGACGCTCGGGCACGGCTACCGGGACACCCTCGATGCCGCCACCGCCCCGGCCCGCGCCTCGGGGGTGGAGGTCGCGTACGGCGGCGACCTGAACCAGGTCGTGCGGCCGCCCGCCAACGACAAGGCGAGCGAGGCGGTGGGCGTGGTCGCGGCCCTGCTGATCCTCGTCCTGACCTTCGGCAGCATCGCCGCCGCGCTGCTGCCCCTGGCCACGGCCCTGATCAGCGTGGGCGTGGGCATCGGGGTCGTCGGCATCGTCGCGGGCACCGTCACCTTCGCCACCGCCGCACCCACCCTCGCCACCATGATCGGCCTCGGCGTCGGCATCGACTACGCCCTCTTCCTCACCACCCGCTTCCGCCAGGACCTCATCGACGGGCACGATCCGGTCGACGCGGCCGGCCGCACCGCCGCCTCCAGCGGCCGCGCCGTCGTGGTGGCCGCCGTCACCGTCGTCGTGGCCATGCTGAGCCTGTACGCCTGTGGCCTGAGCTTCATCGGCCGCATGGGGCTCGCCGCCACCCTCGTCGTCGCCATCACGGGCGCGGCCGCCCTGACCCTGGTGCCGGCCGCCCTGGGCCTGGTCGGGCGCCGCATCGACCGGTTCACCGTCCGCCGCCCGGTCGCCGAAACCTCCGGCAGCCAGGACGGCTGGCACCGCTACGCCGCCCTGGTGGCCCGGCACCCGTGGAAGTTCCTGACCGCGGGCACCCTGCTGCTCGGACTATTCGCCGTACCGCTGCTCTCCATGAGGCTCGGCCACGTGGACGACGGCGCCGACAAGGCGGGCAGCAGCACCCGGCAGGCGTACGACTGGATAGCCGAGGGCACCGGACCGGGCTTCGGCCCCGGCGCCAACGGCCCCCTCGTCCTGGTCGCCGACCTCCACCACGCCACCGCAGCGGCCGACCGGATCGGCGCGGAGCTCACCGCCGCCCTGCGGGACACGGCCGGGGTCGCCCGGTTCACCCCCCTCACCCCGAGCCCCGACGGCAAGCTGCTCATCTCCACGCTCACCCCCGCCACCGGGCCGCAGACCGCGGACACGGGCAGCCTGTTCACCCGGCTCACCGACACCACCCTGCCCACGGCGCTCAGGGGCACCGGAGCCGAGGGCTACCTCACCGGATCCACCGCCGGACAGCTCGACTTCCGCGACACCGTCAAGGACCGGCTGCCGCTCATCATCGGCATCGTCCTGGCGGCCGCGCTCCTGCTGCTGACCGTCGTGTTCCGCAGCGTGGTGATCCCGCTCAAGGCGGTCGCCCTCAACCTCTTCACCACCGCGGCGTCCTACGGGATCCTCGTCGCGGTGTTCCAGTGGGGCTGGGGCAGCGGCCTGATCGGGCTGTCGGAGCCGGTGCCCATCGAGTCCTTCGTACCGATGATGATGTTCGCAAACGTCTTCGGCCTGTCAATGGACTACGAGATCTTCCTGCTCTCCGCCATCGCCGGGACCTGGCACCGCACCCGGGACAACACCCTCGCCGTCGGCACCGGCCTGGCCGCCACCGGCCGGGTCATCTCCAGCGCGGCGCTCATCATGACGGCGGTCTTCCTGTCCTTCGCGGCCTCGCCCACCGTGGTCGTCAAGATGCTCGCGCTGGGACTCGCCGTCAGCGTGATCCTGGACGCGACGGTGGTGCGGCTGGTGCTCGTTCCGGCGGCGATGTTCCTGATGGGGCGCGCCAACTGGTGGCTGCCGCCCTTCCTCGACCGGCTCCTGCCACACCCCGGGGAAGCGGCCGGGCACGGGGAGGGTCCGGGGAGGGCCCGGGGGTGA
- a CDS encoding DUF2993 domain-containing protein, with protein sequence MKLATKPATEPATKPATKFRRTPVLVTAGTVAALAAAVCITDVVVAHSAQDRIARAAGCRLRAEGPVTAELDGTFAGLRALSGEVGSLHLEAKGVHRSDTDMTVEADLYDVTRDGGVGGGRATATVAYGELQKRLAASGQGGEGTSGLKVGADAKGLTFTGTVGSLGLPVTVHASTSTTANSVTITPTTVSALGRNLSISSLKSLPGTGGLAEQLAPRTVTIDDLPEGVRLTGARTTSAGLGLDVTLAPSATAPGIGTGGSDARADAGGTGARCPAA encoded by the coding sequence GTGAAGCTCGCAACGAAACCCGCCACTGAGCCCGCCACGAAGCCCGCCACGAAGTTCCGGCGCACCCCCGTACTCGTCACCGCGGGGACCGTCGCCGCCCTCGCCGCCGCGGTCTGCATCACCGACGTCGTGGTCGCGCACAGCGCCCAGGACCGGATAGCGCGGGCCGCGGGCTGCCGTCTGCGGGCCGAGGGCCCCGTCACCGCCGAGCTGGACGGCACCTTCGCCGGGCTGCGCGCGCTCTCGGGCGAGGTGGGCTCCCTCCACCTGGAGGCGAAGGGAGTGCACCGCTCCGACACCGACATGACGGTCGAGGCCGATCTTTACGACGTCACGCGCGACGGCGGCGTGGGCGGCGGCCGGGCCACGGCCACCGTCGCCTACGGAGAACTGCAGAAACGTCTCGCCGCATCCGGGCAGGGCGGCGAGGGCACCTCCGGCCTGAAGGTGGGCGCGGACGCGAAAGGTCTGACCTTCACCGGGACGGTGGGCAGCCTGGGCCTGCCCGTGACCGTCCACGCGAGCACCAGCACCACGGCGAACAGCGTCACGATCACGCCGACCACCGTCTCCGCCCTGGGCCGCAATCTGTCGATCAGCAGCCTCAAGTCCCTGCCCGGCACCGGCGGCCTGGCCGAACAGCTCGCTCCCCGGACCGTGACCATCGACGACCTGCCGGAAGGGGTCCGGCTCACCGGCGCCCGGACCACCAGCGCGGGCCTCGGCCTGGACGTCACGCTCGCCCCGTCCGCCACCGCTCCGGGCATCGGGACCGGCGGCTCCGACGCGCGCGCCGACGCGGGCGGAACCGGGGCCCGCTGCCCGGCGGCGTAG